From one Planktothrix agardhii NIES-204 genomic stretch:
- a CDS encoding hypothetical protein (protein of unknown function DUF820): MITKTLLLPEQRTVLNQVSWQTFINLLDDLGDNRVIRLYYDQGVLEIMTPLGEHENNNRFIDDLVRAIADELNLNLKKMGSLTLKREELLKGAEPDSCYYLENEPLVRHKQNINLESDPPPDLVLEIDITSSSLDKQTIYAAFEIPELWRYNGQELEVFVLDKTTQSYQKSIQSLHFPWLPLEVIPQYIRQSLRDGETATLKSFRTWVRKLI, encoded by the coding sequence ATGATTACAAAAACTTTACTTTTACCTGAACAACGCACGGTTTTAAATCAAGTCAGTTGGCAAACATTTATTAATTTATTGGACGATTTAGGGGATAACCGCGTCATTCGTTTATATTATGATCAAGGAGTATTAGAAATTATGACTCCATTAGGAGAACATGAAAATAATAATCGGTTTATTGACGATTTAGTGAGAGCAATAGCAGATGAATTAAACCTAAACCTAAAAAAAATGGGATCTTTAACCTTAAAACGAGAAGAATTATTAAAAGGTGCAGAACCCGATTCTTGTTATTATTTAGAAAATGAACCCTTAGTCAGACATAAACAGAATATTAATTTAGAATCAGACCCTCCCCCTGATTTAGTTTTAGAAATTGATATTACTAGCAGTTCTTTAGATAAACAAACGATTTATGCTGCTTTTGAAATTCCCGAATTATGGCGTTATAATGGTCAGGAATTAGAGGTTTTTGTTTTAGACAAAACAACTCAATCCTATCAAAAATCAATTCAAAGTTTACATTTCCCTTGGCTCCCTTTAGAAGTTATTCCCCAATATATTCGTCAAAGTTTAAGGGATGGGGAAACCGCAACCTTAAAATCTT